One genomic window of Melanotaenia boesemani isolate fMelBoe1 chromosome 20, fMelBoe1.pri, whole genome shotgun sequence includes the following:
- the wdr35 gene encoding WD repeat-containing protein 35 gives MFIYLSKKIAIPNNIHLKCVSWNKDQGFIACGGDDALLKVLKLETQTDDARLKGLAAPSNLSMNQTLEGHIGAVQVVTWNEQYKKLTTSDETGLIIVWMLYKGAWYEEMINNRNKSVVRSMSWNADGQKICIVYEDGAVIVGSVDGNRIWGKELKGSQLAHVAWSPDSKILLFGMANGEVHIYDNQGNFIMKMTIICLTMATGAVSIAGIHWYAGTGGYVEPDCPCLAICYDNGRCQIMRYENDENPVCIDTLMNVVSIQWNHCGSVLAVAGSLRSLNKEKEFNVIQFYTPFGEHLRTLKVPGKQMSGVAWEGGGLRIGLAVDSYIYFANIRPDYKWGYCCSTVVYAYTKPERQEYCVVFWDTKNNEKCVKYVKSLMSITTSGDFCILASKADETQPQENAGLEAVNPARYVLILCNSIGTPLDSKYINIDPLFVTMTKTHVIAASKDAFYLWQYRVAKKLTALEINQVSRTKKGGRERAYHIDSNPSGANDLGSNLEKDFAATRDPICCITATDKTLMVGRESGIIHRYSLPNVTLIQKYTMNNRAYYMSLNCNSSRLAIIDIAGVLTLLNLEARSTPDDGTRDQASVGDPSKFERKDVWDMKWANDNPDLFAMMEKTRMYVFRNLDPEEPIQTSGYICSFEDLEIKSVLLDEIMKDPERPNKDNLINFEIRSLRDSRALIEKVGIEDASQFIEDNPHPRLWRLLAEAALQKLDLKTAEQAFVRCKDYQGIEFVKRLGNLQSEPMKQAEVAAYFGRFEEADRMYLDMDRRDLAISLRIKLGDWFKVQHLLKSGSGDCDDALLKQAYNAIGDYYADRQKWISVVKFYIEGRNQERLAECYYMLEDYEGLEKLTTDLPENHKLLPEIGQMFATVGMCEQAVNAYLKCNQPKAAIDTCVHLNQWNKAVELARTHNMKEIKSLLSKYASHLLEKNKTLEAVELYRKAHHFLDAAKLMFKIADEEAKKRSRPLRVKKLYVLAAQLVENYHEQVKTSQQSKAKGKKSEATFALAGLLEEDATSSDSRIVDNAWRGAEAYHFFLLAQRQLYAGYMDNAMRTALHLREYEDVIPAVEIYSLLATCSVASRAFGTCSKAFIKLESLESLSPQEQQLYEDLALEIFTKHPPKDTRVMEPSSSSEGPEGKLPTCIVTGLPIQEYQFWMCSVCKHCAMEQEISKYNCCPLCHSPVA, from the exons ATGTTCATTTACCTCAGCAAAAAG ATTGCTATTCCGAATAATATTCACCTTAAATGTGTCTCATGGAACAAAGACCAAGGCTTCATTGCCTGTGGGGGAGATGATGCTCTCCTCAAAGTACTCAAGCTTGAAACTCAGACAG ATGATGCCAGACTAAAAGGCCTTGCTGCACCCAGTAACCTGTCCATGAACCAGACTCTAGAAGGACATATTG GTGCAGTGCAAGTGGTGACCTGGAATGAACAATACAAGAAGTTGACGACCAGTGATGAGACAGGACTCATTATTGTGTGGATGCTCTACAAAG GTGCATGGTATGAAGAGATGATTAACAACAGGAACAAGTCAGTGGTGAGGAGCATGAGCTGGAATGCTGATGGTCAGAAGATCTGCATTGTGTATGAAGATGGAGCGGTCATCGTTGGATCTGTTGATG GAAACCGTATTTGGGGAAAGGAACTGAAAGGAAGTCAGCTCGCTCATGTGGCATGGTCACCTGACAGCAAAATCCTCCTCTTTGGCATGGCCAATGGGGAAGTACACATCTATGACAATCAAGGAAACTTCATT ATGAAAATGACCATCATTTGTCTCACCATGGCGACCGGAGCTGTCAGTATAGCTGGTATCCACTGGTATGCAGGAACTGGGGGATACGTTGAGCCAGACTGTCCATGTCTTGCCATTTGTTATGACAATGGAAGATGTCAAATCATGCGTTATGAGAATGATGAAA ATCCAGTGTGTATCGATACTTTGATGAATGTGGTCAGCATCCAGTGGAACCACTGTGGCAGTGTGTTAGCAGTGGCAGGTTCCCTCAGATCcttaaataaagagaaagaatTCAATGTGATTCAGTTCTACACACCATTTGGAGAG CATCTAAGAACTCTCAAAGTGCCTGGCAAACAGATGTCAGGGGTTGCCTGGGAGGGAGGAGGACTGCGGATTGGCCTGGCTGTGGACTCCTACATCTACTTTGCCAACATAAGACCAGATTATAAG TGGGGCTACTGCTGCAGCACAGTTGTATATGCATACACAAAGCCAGAGCGGCAGGAATACTGTGTAGTATTTTGGGACACCAAGAACAATgagaaatgtgttaaatatgTCAAAAGTCTGATGTCCATTACTACCTCTGGAGACTTCTGCATCCTGGCCAGCAAGGCAGATGAAACACAGCCTCag GAGAATGCTGGGTTAGAGGCTGTTAATCCTGCAAGG TACGTCCTGATTCTGTGTAACTCCATTGGAACGCCACTGGACTCAAAATACATAAACATCG ATCCACTATTCGTTACCATGACAAAGACACACGTCATTGCTGCATCCAAAGATGCTTTCTACCTGTGGCAATACAGAGTGGCAAAAAAACTGACTGCTCTGGAGATCAACCAAGTGAGCAGAACAAAgaaaggagggagagagag GGCCTATCACATCGACAGCAATCCATCAGGAGCCAATGACTTGGGTTCAAATCTTGAAAAAGACTTTGCG gcaACTCGAGATCCCATCTGTTGCATTACAGCAACAGATAAAACCCTCATGGTG GGTCGCGAATCCGGCATCATCCACAGATACAGCCTTCCAAATGTTACTCTCATCCAGAAGTACACCATGAACAACCGAGCTTATTACATGTCATTGAACTGCAACTCCAG tcgcCTGGCCATAATCGACATCGCAGGTGTACTGACGTTATTGAATCTGGAAGCTCGTTCCACCCCAGACGACGGCACAAGAGACCAGGCCTCTGTGGGAGATCCGTCCAAGTTTGAGCGCAAAGATGTCTGGGACATGAAGTGGGCGAATGACAACCCAGATCTGTTCGCCATGATGGAGAAGACCAGGATGTACGTCTTTAGGAACCTGGACCCAGAG GAACCCATCCAAACCTCGGGATACATCTGCAGCTTTGAGGACCTGGAAATCAAATCTGTCTtgcttgatgaaatcatgaag GACCCAGAGAGGCCGAACAAAGACAACCTCATCAACTTTGAAATCCGCTCTCTGAGAGACAGCCGTGCACTGATTGAAAAAGTGGGCATTGAAGATGCTTCACAGTTCATTGAAGACAATCCTCACCCAAGACTCTG GCGTCTGCTGGCTGAAGCAGCCCTCCAGAAACTGGATCTGAAGACAGCCGAGCAGGCCTTCGTCCGCTGCAAAGACTACCAGGGCATCGAGTTCGTCAAGCGTCTGGGCAACCTGCAGAGTGAGCCCATGAAACAAGCTGAAGTGGCAGCCTATTTCGGCAGGTTTGAGGAAGCCGATAGAATGTACCTGGATATGGATCGCAG GGACCTTGCCATCAGCCTCAGGATCAAGCTGGGAGACTGGTTCAAGGTGCAGCATCTGCTTAAAAGTGGCTCTGGGGACTGTGACGATGCTCTGCTCAAACAGGCGTACAATGCGATCGGGGACTACTATGCTGACAGACAGAAGtg GATCAGTGTGGTGAAGTTTTACATTGAGGGTCGCAACCAGGAGAGACTGGCAGAATGTTACTACATGCTGGAGGACTACGAGGGCCTTGAAAAGCTGACCACAGATCTGCCTGAGAATCATAAATTATTACCG GAGATTGGACAGATGTTTGCCACTGTGGGGATGTGTGAACAAGCTGTGAACGCCTACCTTAAGTGCAACCAGCCCAAAGCTGCCATTGACACGTGCGTCCATCTGAACCAG tggaACAAAGCTGTAGAACTGGCTAGAACTCACAACATGAAGGAGATTAAATCTCTTCTTTCCAAATATGCTTCACACCTTCTGGAGAAGAATAAAACTCTGGAGGCAGTCGAACTGTATCGGAAGGCCCACCACTTTCTCGATGCAGCCAAACTCATGTTTAAG ATCGCAGACGAGGAGGCGAAGAAACGGAGCCGACCTCTGAGGGTGAAGAAGCTTTATGTGCTGGCAGCGCAGCTTGTTGAAAATTACCATGAGCAAGTGAAGACATCGCAGCAGAGCAAAGCCAAAGGCAAAAAGTCTGAG GCAACATTTGCACTCGCTGGTCTGCTTGAAGAAGATGCCACCTCCTCAGACAGCCGCATCGTGGACAACGCCTGGCGAGGAGCAGAAGCATATCACTTCTTCCTTCTTGCTCAAAGGCAGCTGTATGCAGGCTACATGGACAATGCCATGCGCACAG CTCTTCACCTGCGCGAATACGAGGATGTCATCCCGGCGGTGGAGATCTACTCTCTGCTTGCCACTTGTTCTGTAGCCAGCCGCGCATTCGGCACATGCTCAAAAGCCTTCATCAAGCTGGAGTCCTTGGAGAGTCTGAGCCCCCAGGAGCAGCAGCTTTATGAGGATTTGGCCCTGGAGATCTTCACCAAGCATCCCCCTAAGGACACCCGGGTGATGGAGCCGAGCAGCTCATCAGAGGG GCCAGAGGGGAAATTACCCACATGCATTGTGACGGGTCTGCCGATCCAGGAGTACCAGTTCTGGATGTGCAGCGTCTGCAAACACTGTGCTATGGAACAGGAGATCAGTAAATACAACTGCTGCCCTCTGTGCCACAGTCCTGTAGCATGA
- the kcns3a gene encoding potassium voltage-gated channel subfamily S member 3a, whose translation MVYGQILHQPDECFINVNVGGFRQRMDQTVLRRFPQTRLGRLLCCSSKEAILELCDDFSPSDMEYYFDRSPNFFCYVLNFYLTGKIHLVDGLCVVSFFQEIEYWGIKERHLDLCCSYRFLELMEKRCRGQQCDDQQLYSLDSSVEELSTVEDDMEIFEGSWCANVRRSIWIRLENPGFSTSAKAIAVASVSVVIISIVAMCLNSMPEFHQGDSDEKQIENPVLAFFENLCVLLFSAEFVLRLTVAPSARKFLCSPFNIIDFLSVMPFYITFICDKVNKEENTELENVGKVVQILRLMRVFRILKLARHSAGLRALGATLRHSSREMGQLVLFLSMGVSLFSALIYFVEKESPESQLQTIPIGWWWATISMTTVGYGDTFPVTLAGRLIGSLCIICGLLIVALPITNVFNKFSKFHQKQKHLFIKQSNNQ comes from the coding sequence ATGGTGTACGGCCAGATCCTGCATCAGCCCGATGAGTGCTTCATTAACGTCAACGTTGGAGGATTCAGGCAACGGATGGATCAAACTGTGCTGAGGAGATTCCCACAGACGCGCCTCGGTCGTCTTCTGTGCTGCAGCTCCAAAGAAGCCATCCTGGAGCTCTGTGATGACTTCAGCCCCTCTGACATGGAGTACTACTTTGACCGCAGCCCTAACTTTTTTTGTTACGTTCTCAACTTTTACCTGACAGGGAAAATCCACCTGGTGGATGGGTTATGCGTTGTCTCGTTTTTCCAGGAGATAGAGTACTGGGGCATCAAGGAGCGTCACCTAGATTTGTGCTGCAGCTACAGAtttctggagctgatggagaAGCGATGCCGGGGTCAGCAGTGTGATGACCAACAGCTCTACAGCTTGGACTCTTCCGTAGAGGAGCTGTCAACTGTGGAGGACGACATGGAAATCTTTGAAGGCTCCTGGTGTGCAAATGTCCGCAGAAGTATTTGGATTCGACTTGAGAATCCTGGTTTCTCCACCTCAGCCAAAGCGATAGCGGTGGCTTCAGTGAGTGTGGTCATCATCTCCATTGTGGCCATGTGCTTAAACAGCATGCCAGAATTTCATCAGGGAGACTCTGATGAAAAGCAGATTGAGAACCCTGTGCTGGCTTTCTTTGAAAACCTGTGTGTCCTGCTCTTCTCTGCTGAGTTTGTTCTTCGTTTGACTGTTGCACCATCAGCCAGGAAGTTCTTGTGCAGCCCTTTTAATATAATcgactttttatcagtaatgcCCTTCTACATCACTTTTATCTGTGATAAAGTAAACAAAGAAGAGAACACAGAGTTGGAGAACGTCGGTAAAGTGGTTCAGATCTTGAGGTTGATGCGAGTGTTTCGTATTTTGAAGCTGGCTCGTCACTCGGCTGGTCTCCGCGCCCTCGGGGCCACACTGAGGCACAGCTCTCGTGAAATGGGGCAGCTGGTGCTTTTCTTGTCTATGGGCGtctctttgttttctgctcTTATTTACTTTGTAGAAAAAGAGTCTCCAGAGTCACAGCTGCAGACCATCCCTATTGGCTGGTGGTGGGCCACCATTAGCATGACCACGGTGGGTTACGGGGACACGTTCCCAGTTACTTTAGCTGGGCGGCTGATAGGATCCCTCTGCATCATCTGTGGACTGCTGATCGTGGCTCTACCCATTACTAACGTTTTCAACAAGTTCTCCAAGTTCCaccaaaagcaaaaacacttATTTATCAAGCAGAGCAATAACCAATAA